In a single window of the Coregonus clupeaformis isolate EN_2021a unplaced genomic scaffold, ASM2061545v1 scaf2611, whole genome shotgun sequence genome:
- the LOC121562398 gene encoding LOW QUALITY PROTEIN: zinc finger protein 143 (The sequence of the model RefSeq protein was modified relative to this genomic sequence to represent the inferred CDS: inserted 2 bases in 2 codons; deleted 2 bases in 2 codons; substituted 5 bases at 5 genomic stop codons) has protein sequence MLLAQINRDSQGIAEFQNAGGDTQQVTLCLAEAVSDGDQMDMDTVSLQAVTLADGSTAYIQHNPKDGKFMDGQVIQLEDGSTAYVQHVSMPRERRPTGGQDLLLCDVIGGDGLRLEDGQAVXLEDGTTAIHTPKDTYDQNTLQAVQLEDGTTAYIQHTVQMPQTNTILAIQADGTVSDLNTDGTLDQETINVLEQYTTKVEADDVNSTIVLQRVEWLRSSREQPTEKSFRXDYEGCGETHTTAHHLKVKHTHSXKXHLERYHTGDRPYLCDHLGCGKKFATGYGLKSHIRIHTGEKPYPPGKCTVQSRSKTSGDLQKHIRTHTERSPFMCPFXGCGRSFTTSNIRKVHIRTHTGERPYYAEPGCGRAASATNYKNHVRIHTGERSPYVCTVPGCDKRFTEYXSLYKHHVVHTMASPYNCNHCGKTYKQISTLAMKTHSAXRTEPIEEEQEAYHETLQVAIDLASFQDMQTEEGATLSLC, from the exons ATGCTGTTGGCTCAGATTAACCGGGACTCCCAGGGCATTGCAGAGTTCCAAAATGCAGGTGGAGACACTCAGCAGGTCACCCTCTGTTTGGCAGAGGCTGTTTCAG ATGGCGATCAGATGGACATGGACACTGTGAGTTTGCAGGCTGTGACCCTTGCAGATGGCTCTACAGCTTACATACAGCACAACCCTAAAG ATGGCAAGTTCATGGATGGACAGGTCATTCAGCTGGAGGATGGATCTACTGCATATGTCCAACATGTATCAATGCCAAGAGAG AGGAGGCCAACAGGTGGACAGGATCTCCTTTTGTGTGATGTAATTGGAGGAGATGGTCTGAGACTTGAGGATGGTCAGGCAGTGTAGCTGGAAGATGGCACAACCGCCATCCACACACCAAAAG ATACCTATGACCAGAATACCCTGCAGGCTGTTCAGCTGGAGGATGGCACCACAGCATACATCCAGCACACAGTACAGATGCCCCAGACCAACACCATCCTGGCCATCCAGGCAGATGGGACAGTGTCAGACCTGAACACTGATGGAACCCTCGACCAAGAGACCATCAACGTGCTGGAACAATACACCACTAAG GTGGAAGCTGATGATGTCAACTCCACT ATTGTGCTTCAAAGGGTAGAGTGGTTACGTAGTTCAAGGGAGCAGCCTACAGAGAAATCTTTCCGCTGAGACTATGAG GGCTGTGGGGAAACTCACACAACAGCACACCATCTGAAGGTAAAGCACACTCACTCCTAAAAATGACATCTTGAAC GGTACCACACAGGTGACCGGCCATATCTGTGTGATCACCTGGGCTGTGGAAAGAAGTTTGCTACAG GGTATGGCCTGAAAAGCCACATCAGGATACACACTGGTGAGAAGCCTTATCCGCCAGGGAAGTGCACTGTGCAAAGTCGTTCCAAGACGTCTGGTGACCTCCAAAAGCACATCAGAACCCACACAG AGAGAAGCCCATTCATGTGCCCGT GAGGGTGTGGGAGATCGTTTACTACCTCTAACATCAGGAAGGTGCACATtcgcacacacacaggggagcgGCCTTACTACGCAGAGCCTGGCTGTGGGCGAGCCGCCAGTGCCACCAACTATAAGAACCACGTGAGGATCCACACAG GAGAGAGAAGCCCTTACGTATGTACAGTCCCAGGCTGTGACAAGCGGTTCACAGAGT CCAGCCTTTACAAACACCACGTTGTCCACACCATGGCAAGCCCCTACAACTGCAACCACTGTGGGAAGACC TACAAGCAGATCTCCACCCTGGCCATGAAAACGCACAGCGCATAACGCACAGAGCCCATTGAGGAAGAGCAGGAGGCATACCACGAAACCCTACAG GTGGCCATTGATTTGGCCTCCTTTCAGGACATGCAGACAGAGGAGGGGGCTACCCTGTCACTCTGTTAG